One Apodemus sylvaticus chromosome 16, mApoSyl1.1, whole genome shotgun sequence genomic region harbors:
- the LOC127666838 gene encoding zinc finger protein 431-like isoform X3, translating to MDAVTFDDVHVKFTGEEWNLLDPSQKSLYENVMLETYLNFKAIGYNWENHHLEEHCQSSRRHERHVRSHSGEKPYECNQCGKAFAKPSLLQYHKITHTGEKPYECNQCGKAFARRSNLQCHKITHTGEKPFECNQCGKAFARLRTLQCHKITHTGEKPYECNQCGKAFARQTYLLCHKITHSGEKPYECNQCGKAFTRHNHLQRHKRTHTGEKPYECYQCGKAFASQSNLQCHKITHTGEKPYECNQCHKVFAHHRHLQNHKITHTGEKPYECNQCGKAFARPSDLQYHKRRHTGEKPFECNQCGKAFAQCSTFQYHKRTHTGEKPYECNQCGKAFAIPSHLQYHKRIHTGEKPFECNQCGKAFTISSYLQCHKRTHTGEKPFECNQCGKAFAQHSHLQCHKRIHTGEKPYGCDQCGKAFTCHSHLQRHKRTHNGEKPFECNQCGKAFATRSDLQYHKRAHTGEKPYECNQCGKAFLCHSNLQKHKMIHTGEKPYECNQCGKAFARQSTLQRHKMTHTGQKPY from the exons gatgcagtgacatTTGacgatgtgcatgtgaaattcactggggaagagtggaatttgctggatccttcccagaagagtctctacgaaaatgtgatgttggaaacctacttGAActtcaaagctatag gctataattgggaaaaCCATcaccttgaagaacattgtcaaagtagtagaagacatgaaag gcatgtaagaagtcacaGTGGAGAAAAACcatatgagtgtaatcaatgtggtaaagcctttgcaaagcCCAGTcttctccaatatcataaaataacacatactggagagaaaccttatgaatgtaatcaatgtggtaaagcctttgcaagacggagtaatctccaatgtcataaaataacacatactggagagaaaccttttgaatgtaatcaatgtggtaaagcctttgcaagattgAGAACACTCCAatgtcataaaataacacatactggagagaaaccttatgaatgtaatcaatgtggtaaagcctttgcaagacagACTTATCTCCTATGTCATAAAATAACTCATAgtggagagaagccctatgagtgtaatcaatgtggtaaagcctttacaagacacaatcatctccaaagacataaaagaacacatactggagagaaaccttatgaatgttatcaatgtggtaaagcctttgcaagccAGAGTaatctccaatgtcataaaataacacatactggagagaaaccttatgaatgtaatcaatgtcaTAAAGTCTTTGCACATCACAGGCATcttcaaaatcataaaataacacatactggagagaaaccttatgaatgtaatcaatgtggtaaagcctttgcaagacccagtgatctacaatatcataaaagaagacatactggagagaaaccttttgaatgtaatcagtgtggtaaagcctttgcacagtgcagtactttccaatatcataaaagaacccATACGggggagaaaccttatgaatgtaatcaatgtggtaaagcctttgcaatacccagtcatctccaatatcataaaagaatacatactggagagaaaccatttgaatgtaatcaatgtggtaaagcctttacaataTCCAGTTATCTCCagtgtcacaaaagaacacatactggagagaaaccttttgaatgtaatcaatgtggtaaagcctttgcacagcacagtcatctccaatgtcataaaagaatacatactggagaaaaaccttatggatgtgatcaatgtggtaaagcctttacctgtcacagtcatctccaaagacataaaagaacacataatggagagaaaccttttgaatgtaatcaatgtggtaaagcctttgcaacacgcagtgatctccaatatcataaaagagcacatactggagagaaaccttatgaatgtaatcaatgtggtaaagcctttttgtgtcacagtaatctccaaaaacataaaatgatacatactggagagaaaccttatgaatgtaatcaatgtggtaaagcctttgcacggcAAAGtactctccaaagacataaaatgacacatactggacaGAAACCTTATTAA
- the LOC127666838 gene encoding zinc finger protein 431-like isoform X1, with product MDCWTVRPALASACELLRQDAVTFDDVHVKFTGEEWNLLDPSQKSLYENVMLETYLNFKAIGYNWENHHLEEHCQSSRRHERHVRSHSGEKPYECNQCGKAFAKPSLLQYHKITHTGEKPYECNQCGKAFARRSNLQCHKITHTGEKPFECNQCGKAFARLRTLQCHKITHTGEKPYECNQCGKAFARQTYLLCHKITHSGEKPYECNQCGKAFTRHNHLQRHKRTHTGEKPYECYQCGKAFASQSNLQCHKITHTGEKPYECNQCHKVFAHHRHLQNHKITHTGEKPYECNQCGKAFARPSDLQYHKRRHTGEKPFECNQCGKAFAQCSTFQYHKRTHTGEKPYECNQCGKAFAIPSHLQYHKRIHTGEKPFECNQCGKAFTISSYLQCHKRTHTGEKPFECNQCGKAFAQHSHLQCHKRIHTGEKPYGCDQCGKAFTCHSHLQRHKRTHNGEKPFECNQCGKAFATRSDLQYHKRAHTGEKPYECNQCGKAFLCHSNLQKHKMIHTGEKPYECNQCGKAFARQSTLQRHKMTHTGQKPY from the exons gatgcagtgacatTTGacgatgtgcatgtgaaattcactggggaagagtggaatttgctggatccttcccagaagagtctctacgaaaatgtgatgttggaaacctacttGAActtcaaagctatag gctataattgggaaaaCCATcaccttgaagaacattgtcaaagtagtagaagacatgaaag gcatgtaagaagtcacaGTGGAGAAAAACcatatgagtgtaatcaatgtggtaaagcctttgcaaagcCCAGTcttctccaatatcataaaataacacatactggagagaaaccttatgaatgtaatcaatgtggtaaagcctttgcaagacggagtaatctccaatgtcataaaataacacatactggagagaaaccttttgaatgtaatcaatgtggtaaagcctttgcaagattgAGAACACTCCAatgtcataaaataacacatactggagagaaaccttatgaatgtaatcaatgtggtaaagcctttgcaagacagACTTATCTCCTATGTCATAAAATAACTCATAgtggagagaagccctatgagtgtaatcaatgtggtaaagcctttacaagacacaatcatctccaaagacataaaagaacacatactggagagaaaccttatgaatgttatcaatgtggtaaagcctttgcaagccAGAGTaatctccaatgtcataaaataacacatactggagagaaaccttatgaatgtaatcaatgtcaTAAAGTCTTTGCACATCACAGGCATcttcaaaatcataaaataacacatactggagagaaaccttatgaatgtaatcaatgtggtaaagcctttgcaagacccagtgatctacaatatcataaaagaagacatactggagagaaaccttttgaatgtaatcagtgtggtaaagcctttgcacagtgcagtactttccaatatcataaaagaacccATACGggggagaaaccttatgaatgtaatcaatgtggtaaagcctttgcaatacccagtcatctccaatatcataaaagaatacatactggagagaaaccatttgaatgtaatcaatgtggtaaagcctttacaataTCCAGTTATCTCCagtgtcacaaaagaacacatactggagagaaaccttttgaatgtaatcaatgtggtaaagcctttgcacagcacagtcatctccaatgtcataaaagaatacatactggagaaaaaccttatggatgtgatcaatgtggtaaagcctttacctgtcacagtcatctccaaagacataaaagaacacataatggagagaaaccttttgaatgtaatcaatgtggtaaagcctttgcaacacgcagtgatctccaatatcataaaagagcacatactggagagaaaccttatgaatgtaatcaatgtggtaaagcctttttgtgtcacagtaatctccaaaaacataaaatgatacatactggagagaaaccttatgaatgtaatcaatgtggtaaagcctttgcacggcAAAGtactctccaaagacataaaatgacacatactggacaGAAACCTTATTAA